A stretch of the Campylobacter sp. 19-13652 genome encodes the following:
- a CDS encoding DUF4910 domain-containing protein has translation MPKIKLDDIGGSLYAMCEELLPLPRSITGQGFRDSVALINEYLGHGGGCDDKFNPALKLHSVPSGTQVYDWVVPDEWECEEAYIITPDGKKICDFNAHRLHVVGYSTAVDVSLSLEELSEHIYSLPDMPDAIPYITSYYQSRWGFCMSENERKSLKPGTYRAVIKSRHFKGELNYADCIIKATSKSKGEILISSYLCHPQMANNELSGPTVLAGLLAYVRELPERNYDYRFVIVPETIGSICYINKNLNTLKERVRAGFVLTCIGDDRAYSYLASPSGDTLADRATKHALSMIDSGYKSYDFTSRGSDERQYCSPLVNLPVCDIMRSKYGCYPEYHTSLDALGSVVTPSGLLGGFNAVKDAVLAIEANKIYEPLVFCEPNLGKRGLYPTLSSASNSKSAYIYRDFLAFVDGKKDVIEIANILGIKASELREIAQKCEEKGLIKERE, from the coding sequence ATGCCAAAGATCAAACTAGATGATATCGGCGGTAGTTTATATGCTATGTGCGAGGAGCTTTTACCACTTCCACGCAGTATCACAGGGCAGGGCTTTCGTGATAGTGTTGCTTTGATTAATGAATATTTAGGTCATGGGGGGGGGTGCGACGATAAATTTAATCCAGCACTAAAGCTTCATAGTGTACCAAGTGGCACACAGGTATATGACTGGGTTGTGCCTGATGAGTGGGAGTGCGAGGAGGCTTATATCATCACGCCAGATGGTAAAAAGATATGTGATTTTAACGCTCATAGATTGCATGTGGTGGGGTATTCGACTGCAGTTGATGTTAGCCTTAGTCTTGAGGAGCTTAGCGAGCATATCTATAGCTTGCCCGATATGCCTGATGCTATACCATATATCACTAGCTATTATCAGAGTAGGTGGGGATTTTGCATGAGCGAAAATGAGCGTAAAAGCCTAAAACCAGGTACTTATAGAGCAGTCATTAAATCACGCCATTTTAAAGGTGAGCTAAACTACGCAGACTGTATTATAAAAGCAACCTCAAAAAGCAAGGGCGAGATACTAATATCAAGCTATCTTTGTCACCCTCAAATGGCAAACAACGAGCTAAGCGGTCCTACGGTACTTGCTGGCTTATTAGCATATGTCCGTGAGCTACCAGAGAGAAACTACGATTATCGTTTTGTTATCGTGCCTGAGACCATAGGCTCGATCTGCTATATTAATAAAAATTTAAACACCCTAAAAGAGCGCGTTAGGGCTGGTTTTGTGCTTACTTGCATAGGCGATGATAGAGCCTACTCCTACCTAGCAAGCCCAAGCGGCGATACCCTAGCTGATAGAGCTACAAAGCATGCACTGTCAATGATAGATAGTGGGTATAAAAGCTACGATTTTACCAGTCGTGGAAGCGATGAGAGGCAGTACTGCTCACCGCTTGTAAATTTACCAGTTTGTGATATAATGCGCTCAAAATACGGCTGCTATCCTGAGTATCATACCAGCCTTGATGCGCTAGGTAGTGTCGTAACTCCTAGTGGGCTTTTAGGCGGATTTAACGCTGTAAAAGACGCAGTGCTTGCGATCGAGGCAAATAAAATTTATGAGCCTTTGGTATTTTGCGAGCCAAATCTAGGTAAAAGAGGGCTTTATCCGACGCTCTCAAGTGCTTCAAATTCAAAAAGTGCTTATATATACCGTGATTTTTTAGCCTTTGTAGACGGCAAAAAAGACGTGATAGAAATAGCCAATATTTTAGGTATAAAGGCTAGCGAACTAAGAGAAATAGCCCAAAAATGTGAAGAAAAGGGACTGATAAAGGAGAGAGAATGA
- a CDS encoding ComF family protein has translation MRCYMCGAFSFRILCSTCRFELGEPSVGARRLELARFDAVSADSADKFNVYYFYNYSEIKPLILSKHKLVGSFVLKALANIAFGRFKREFGFPCPINAIPIDDRLKHGYSHTAILAHALKCEHIRPLYAVLHSSSDVEYSGKSMQFRLENPRNFKLLKRPKNPVILVDDVITSGLTILQARRVLVEAGIDVLFGLVLADARY, from the coding sequence ATGCGCTGCTATATGTGTGGCGCATTTAGTTTTAGGATTCTTTGCTCCACGTGCCGATTTGAGCTTGGCGAGCCTAGCGTTGGGGCTAGGCGGCTTGAGCTGGCTAGATTTGACGCAGTGAGTGCGGATAGTGCGGATAAATTTAACGTTTATTATTTTTACAACTACTCTGAAATAAAGCCCCTTATTTTAAGCAAACACAAGCTAGTTGGCTCTTTTGTACTAAAGGCTCTTGCAAATATTGCCTTTGGTAGGTTTAAGCGTGAGTTTGGCTTTCCTTGCCCTATAAATGCGATACCAATTGATGATAGGCTAAAGCACGGCTACTCTCACACAGCTATTTTAGCCCATGCGCTAAAATGCGAGCATATTCGCCCGCTTTATGCCGTGCTTCACTCAAGTAGCGACGTAGAGTATAGTGGCAAAAGCATGCAGTTTCGCCTAGAAAATCCTCGCAATTTTAAGCTACTTAAGCGCCCAAAAAATCCAGTAATATTAGTAGATGATGTGATAACCTCTGGGCTTACTATTTTGCAGGCTAGGAGGGTTTTAGTTGAGGCTGGCATTGATGTGCTTTTTGGGCTTGTTTTAGCTGATGCTAGGTACTAA
- a CDS encoding amino acid adenylation domain-containing protein, translating to MQNELFYPKCVSDLLDRAALLYPDNTALIFGESCISYATYAARVDALASELIRRGLKKQPVLVLLPKGIDALVAFLAVAKSGNFYSVLDEKTPIDRVLAVCDKLAPALIISDETSFSNFKELDKEAIFTSEFESFTADSVLLKNRAREIIDTDLAYVLFTSGSTGVPKGVAITHKSVIDYTFWVCNKFNLSSSDVFANQAPFYFDNSILDIYSTIAVGAGLLIVPNALFAFPLRVLSLLEQNGVNSIFWVPSVLVYFANTNALNSINLKLKRVLFCGEVMPTKQLNIWRTHVPDALYANLYGPTEITDVCTFYIVNREFGDDEILPIGGACENTEVLVFDENMKQIMPQNAGERGELYVRGSGLSVGYYDDKARTDEVFIQNPLQSAYAERIYRTGDVVAFNEFGELICFGRIDSQIKLKGHRIELGEIEAVASAIDGVKRSACVFDGNNLALFYEASSELELKSALSKKLAPYMVPSLVFRVDKFILNANGKIDRKVLLARLKSMDGARV from the coding sequence ATGCAAAATGAACTTTTTTATCCAAAATGTGTCAGCGACCTGCTAGATAGGGCGGCATTGCTATATCCAGATAATACTGCACTTATTTTTGGTGAGAGTTGCATTAGCTATGCAACTTATGCAGCTAGAGTGGACGCTTTAGCAAGTGAGCTTATTAGACGAGGGTTAAAAAAGCAGCCAGTTTTGGTGCTTTTGCCAAAGGGCATAGATGCGCTTGTGGCGTTTTTAGCTGTGGCAAAGAGCGGAAATTTTTACAGTGTGCTTGATGAGAAAACTCCTATTGATAGGGTGCTTGCGGTGTGCGATAAGCTAGCTCCAGCGCTAATTATTAGCGATGAGACTAGCTTTTCTAACTTTAAAGAGCTTGATAAAGAGGCGATATTTACCAGCGAATTTGAAAGCTTTACTGCCGATAGTGTGCTACTTAAAAATCGTGCTAGGGAGATTATTGATACGGATTTGGCTTACGTGCTTTTTACATCAGGTAGTACTGGAGTACCAAAGGGTGTTGCGATTACACATAAAAGTGTGATTGATTATACGTTTTGGGTGTGTAATAAATTTAATCTCTCAAGTAGCGACGTCTTTGCAAATCAGGCTCCATTTTACTTTGATAACTCCATTTTGGATATTTATTCGACCATAGCTGTGGGCGCAGGGCTTTTAATAGTGCCAAACGCACTCTTTGCCTTTCCTCTTAGAGTGCTTAGCTTGCTAGAGCAAAACGGCGTAAATAGTATATTTTGGGTGCCTTCTGTGCTAGTATATTTTGCAAATACAAATGCGCTTAATAGTATAAATTTAAAGCTTAAAAGGGTGCTATTTTGTGGCGAGGTAATGCCGACTAAGCAGCTAAATATATGGCGCACTCATGTCCCAGACGCGCTTTATGCAAATTTATACGGACCAACCGAGATAACGGACGTGTGTACGTTTTATATTGTAAATCGTGAGTTTGGCGACGATGAGATTTTGCCTATTGGTGGGGCGTGCGAAAATACCGAAGTGCTTGTGTTTGATGAAAATATGAAGCAGATAATGCCTCAAAATGCTGGTGAAAGAGGAGAGCTTTACGTCCGTGGTAGCGGGCTTAGCGTGGGGTATTATGATGATAAAGCTCGCACTGATGAGGTATTTATCCAAAATCCTCTGCAAAGCGCATACGCTGAGCGAATTTATCGAACTGGGGACGTGGTGGCGTTTAATGAGTTTGGTGAGCTTATCTGCTTTGGGCGGATTGATAGCCAGATAAAGCTAAAAGGACATCGCATAGAGCTAGGCGAAATAGAGGCGGTTGCAAGTGCGATTGATGGTGTAAAGCGTAGCGCATGTGTCTTTGATGGTAATAATTTGGCGCTTTTTTATGAAGCTAGTAGCGAGCTTGAGCTAAAGTCGGCGTTGAGCAAAAAGCTTGCTCCATACATGGTGCCGTCTTTAGTTTTTAGAGTGGATAAATTTATCCTAAATGCAAACGGCAAAATTGACCGCAAAGTACTTTTAGCCAGACTTAAGTCCATGGATGGTGCTCGTGTTTAG
- a CDS encoding AAC(3) family N-acetyltransferase, whose translation MDALFRQGEREFGASDVLAALRRLGVKQGDTICVHSELISFGALLVKKEKFLSQIVGALKSAVGESGTIIIPTFTYSFCKNEPYDMLNSRSTVGVLGEYFRKLSGVSRTRDPIFSFAVSGAKKEMFLMPSKTCLGKGSVYDVLAQVGGKILILGTMEKGFTFTHYVEEEAGVSYRFYKEFKGEIIDEARRVGVWSVLYYVRHLDRPSEADLNKQIELLKQSDNFLVENVGNAPIVLIDAARYKDKFLSAIRADEMAIIATKE comes from the coding sequence ATGGACGCGCTTTTTAGGCAGGGCGAGAGGGAGTTTGGTGCTAGTGACGTCCTAGCTGCTCTGCGTCGCCTTGGCGTTAAGCAAGGCGACACTATCTGCGTGCATTCAGAACTTATCTCATTTGGTGCGTTGCTTGTTAAAAAAGAGAAGTTTTTATCGCAGATTGTTGGTGCTTTAAAAAGTGCGGTGGGTGAGAGTGGTACTATAATAATTCCGACTTTTACTTATAGCTTTTGTAAAAATGAGCCTTATGACATGCTTAATTCAAGATCTACGGTGGGTGTTTTGGGTGAGTATTTTAGAAAGCTTAGTGGAGTTAGTCGCACAAGAGATCCTATATTTTCCTTTGCGGTATCTGGTGCAAAGAAAGAGATGTTTTTAATGCCTTCTAAGACCTGTTTAGGCAAGGGTAGCGTATATGACGTGCTAGCTCAAGTAGGCGGTAAAATTTTAATACTCGGCACAATGGAAAAGGGTTTTACGTTTACTCACTATGTCGAGGAGGAGGCTGGAGTTTCTTATAGATTTTATAAGGAATTTAAAGGCGAGATAATTGATGAGGCGCGCAGGGTTGGCGTGTGGAGCGTGCTTTATTATGTTAGGCATTTAGATAGACCCAGCGAGGCTGATTTAAATAAGCAAATAGAGCTTTTAAAGCAAAGTGATAATTTTTTGGTAGAAAATGTCGGTAATGCGCCTATTGTACTAATTGATGCAGCTAGATACAAGGATAAATTCCTAAGCGCAATAAGGGCTGATGAGATGGCTATTATAGCTACTAAGGAGTGA
- a CDS encoding phosphopantetheine-binding protein: MNEIKELFAEIGRGDVSADESALVSSGVIDSMDIMALVEAIEKRHKKMLDAKFIELQNFESFSAISDMLKRAFG; the protein is encoded by the coding sequence ATGAATGAGATAAAAGAGCTTTTTGCTGAGATAGGACGAGGTGATGTAAGTGCCGATGAGAGCGCATTAGTAAGCAGTGGCGTGATAGATAGCATGGATATAATGGCGCTTGTTGAAGCTATTGAAAAGCGCCATAAAAAGATGCTTGATGCTAAATTTATAGAGCTGCAAAACTTTGAAAGCTTTAGCGCGATTAGCGATATGCTAAAGCGAGCCTTTGGTTAA
- a CDS encoding formyltransferase family protein, with the protein MFSDIIVVGFSRVANECAKIASEFFAKSALRVSFKEELGASLVLKKDERDSYFNSLRNALIISANNFYIFKPECIQNNLIINYHNALLPRHKGVNAHVWAVYEGDASAGISWHIVDSGIDTGGIISQRALELTRDMSAARLLLAQHTLAISSLKETLERLKEASYDRDKFKPAKGGEYHGLRDLPGGGVLDLNASFDEIRRLLLAYDVGAFRGALPRLRTQYLDKQREVLFYQMGEDVINVSLSDDLNVKIAKNSQKNCREGGGSTGI; encoded by the coding sequence GTGTTTAGCGATATTATTGTCGTTGGCTTTTCGCGAGTGGCGAATGAATGCGCTAAGATAGCGAGTGAATTTTTTGCAAAAAGTGCGCTTAGGGTAAGTTTTAAAGAGGAGCTAGGGGCTAGCTTGGTGCTTAAAAAAGATGAGCGAGATAGCTATTTTAACTCCTTGCGTAATGCCTTGATAATAAGTGCAAATAACTTTTATATCTTTAAGCCTGAGTGCATACAAAATAACCTAATAATAAATTATCACAACGCGCTCCTTCCGAGACACAAGGGTGTAAATGCTCACGTTTGGGCGGTTTATGAGGGGGATGCTAGCGCTGGTATATCATGGCACATTGTAGACAGTGGCATAGATACAGGTGGCATCATATCGCAAAGGGCTTTGGAGCTTACGCGAGATATGAGCGCTGCAAGACTGCTTCTAGCCCAGCACACACTAGCTATTTCTAGCTTAAAAGAGACACTAGAAAGGCTAAAAGAGGCTAGTTATGATAGGGATAAATTTAAGCCAGCTAAGGGCGGAGAGTATCATGGGCTTAGGGATTTACCAGGTGGTGGAGTGCTTGATTTAAACGCCAGCTTTGATGAGATTAGGCGGCTTTTGCTAGCTTATGATGTGGGCGCATTTAGAGGTGCTTTGCCTAGGCTTAGGACGCAATATTTAGATAAACAAAGAGAGGTTTTATTTTACCAGATGGGCGAAGATGTAATTAATGTGAGCTTAAGCGATGATCTAAACGTAAAAATCGCAAAAAACTCCCAGAAAAATTGCCGTGAGGGGGGGGGTAGCACAGGGATTTAG